In the Kribbella sp. NBC_00482 genome, one interval contains:
- a CDS encoding FecCD family ABC transporter permease, whose protein sequence is MPPPVATAEAGPETAVPSRPRRTRRTTLVLGLVGCVVLLVLVSLLSIAVGSKQIPLSTVIDALRHYNESDTDHVIVRSLRVPRTLIGLMVGAALGLSGALMQGVTRNPLADPGILGVNGGAALFVVGGIYWFGLSSLTAYVWLAFLGAAAASVAVYFLGSLGREGATPVKLALAGAALTAMLGSLTTALLIGDVDTFDQFRFWSVGSFAGRGPDIAKQVAPFILVGIVLALFCGRVLNALSLGDDVAKSLGQRVGLARAFVAVVVVLLCGAATAAAGPIGFIGLTIPHVARLVTGPDYRWILPYSMLLAPILLLGSDVIGRVVALPGELQVGIVTAVLGAPFFIILVRRRKLADL, encoded by the coding sequence CGAAGCCGGCCCGGAGACCGCTGTCCCGTCGCGCCCGCGCCGAACCCGGCGGACCACGCTCGTCCTCGGGCTGGTCGGATGCGTCGTCCTGCTGGTCCTCGTGTCGCTGCTCAGCATCGCGGTCGGGTCCAAGCAGATCCCGTTGTCCACGGTGATCGATGCGCTGCGCCACTACAACGAGTCCGACACCGATCACGTGATCGTTCGGTCACTGCGGGTGCCGCGGACGCTGATCGGTCTGATGGTCGGCGCCGCACTCGGGCTGTCCGGGGCGCTGATGCAGGGCGTGACCCGGAACCCGCTGGCCGATCCGGGCATCCTCGGTGTGAACGGCGGCGCCGCGTTGTTCGTTGTCGGCGGCATCTACTGGTTCGGGTTGTCGTCGTTGACGGCGTACGTCTGGCTGGCCTTTCTCGGTGCGGCCGCGGCGTCGGTCGCCGTCTACTTCCTCGGTTCGCTCGGGCGCGAGGGCGCGACGCCGGTGAAGCTCGCGCTCGCCGGTGCGGCACTGACCGCGATGCTCGGGTCGCTGACGACGGCGTTGCTGATCGGTGACGTCGACACCTTCGACCAGTTCCGGTTCTGGTCGGTGGGATCGTTCGCCGGCCGCGGTCCCGACATCGCGAAACAGGTGGCGCCGTTCATCCTGGTCGGGATCGTGCTGGCCTTGTTCTGCGGGCGGGTGCTGAACGCGTTGTCGCTGGGGGATGACGTGGCCAAGTCACTCGGTCAGCGGGTGGGACTCGCCCGCGCCTTCGTCGCTGTGGTCGTCGTTCTGCTCTGCGGCGCGGCGACCGCGGCGGCCGGGCCGATCGGGTTCATCGGTCTGACCATCCCGCATGTGGCGCGGTTGGTGACCGGGCCGGACTACCGATGGATCCTGCCGTACTCGATGCTGCTCGCGCCGATCCTGCTGCTCGGGTCCGACGTGATCGGGCGCGTCGTCGCGCTGCCCGGCGAGCTCCAGGTCGGCATCGTGACCGCGGTCCTGGGCGCTCCGTTCTTCATCATCCTGGTACGCCGCCGGAAGCTGGCCGACCTGTGA
- a CDS encoding S8 family peptidase: MSRLIRRLSGLALTTALLAAPLTATAQPEPGRWTAGQAKAPSGSWVTLLTGDRVFIDGNRLSLDPAPGREQLGFTQYQRGGHQYVVPNDALRLVSSNQVDQRLFDVTGLVQAGYDDAHVAELPTIVSYGAGPAPKLRSARVTENLPALRAAAVKVGKSKARDFWTDLTTGSTTGSKSERTTAPGIARVWLDGKREVSLDQSVPQIGAPTAWAAGYDGTGTTVAILDTGIDDTHPDLAGKIVGEQNFSDAADTEDNVGHGTHVASTIAGSGAASGGKYKGVAPGAKLLIGKVCSTRNCAESAILAGMEWAAPKAKVINMSLGGDDSPGVDLLEEAVNRLTAQTGALFVIAAGNNGATGGVSSPATADAALAVGAVDKQDNLADFSNRGPRNDGAIKPDITAPGVGIVAALAKGSDYPQYSPGYTQLNGTSMATPHVAGAAALLEQQHPGWTAPALKAALMASAKPNAALTVFEQGAGRVDVGRAIKQAVLPSVSSLALGSQPWPADDDVPVVKTVTYRNEGTSAITLDLSATATGPDSAPAPAGMLTVSPAQLVVPAGGTADAVLTADTKVPSATGTFTGALAASNADGVSVRVPLTVTKGHETRTVTFKVTDRTGAPASNYAIWVTGLDLDVFQFPYNASGTVTAKLRPGRYHVQASVVSPDGSSTLLVQPNLTVGHSDDGVLEMDARKGTPVSVTVPKASARTKLAAVGIYRVLPRGSAIDARITGPDFSKLFTADLGDQVTADEGTLVTDVTSRWAEPTADGTFDNSPYEYDIVNFVRGRFLTNYKHAVRPGELATVVTRNHSVWPAKQQGFMHNWGLPPEGGGAISAAIQYDVPGVRTIYYSANGVTWNNRWDILGGSQTQFWYDDTTWKAGRRYTVDWQRGPAGPKFNARTYVARVGNTVMMNLPPFGDDSGHTGYSLLDSGRVGFYQNGVKLVEIPKYFYDASGPVPAAEASYKLEYEVDRSTGFNASTKISGSWTFKSAEVGTDKWTYLPLSSFAFTPPVDLNNTAPAGTPYLVPVSLKTQPGSTPSATRKITVDVSYDEGTTWRPVTLIRTGTDTWLAALRHPAKGSVSFRANAERADGGTVNYTVIRAYNLR, translated from the coding sequence ATGTCCCGACTAATCCGGCGCCTGTCCGGTCTCGCGCTCACCACCGCTCTCCTGGCCGCCCCTCTGACGGCCACCGCCCAACCGGAGCCCGGCCGCTGGACCGCCGGACAGGCGAAGGCCCCGTCCGGGAGCTGGGTGACTCTGCTCACCGGCGACCGGGTCTTCATCGACGGGAATCGTCTCTCGCTCGATCCCGCACCCGGCCGGGAACAGCTCGGCTTCACCCAGTACCAGCGCGGCGGCCACCAGTACGTCGTACCGAACGACGCCCTCCGCCTCGTCTCGAGCAACCAGGTCGACCAACGGCTCTTCGACGTCACCGGGCTGGTCCAGGCCGGGTACGACGACGCGCACGTCGCCGAACTGCCGACGATCGTCTCGTACGGCGCCGGCCCGGCCCCGAAGCTCCGCTCCGCCCGGGTGACCGAGAACCTGCCGGCACTCCGCGCGGCGGCGGTCAAGGTCGGCAAGTCCAAGGCGCGTGACTTCTGGACCGACCTGACCACCGGCAGCACGACCGGCAGCAAGAGCGAGCGCACCACGGCGCCCGGCATCGCCCGGGTCTGGCTCGACGGCAAGCGCGAGGTGTCGCTCGACCAGAGCGTCCCGCAGATCGGCGCACCCACCGCCTGGGCCGCCGGGTACGACGGGACCGGCACGACGGTGGCGATCCTCGACACCGGCATCGACGACACCCACCCGGATCTGGCCGGCAAGATCGTCGGCGAGCAGAACTTCAGCGACGCCGCCGACACCGAGGACAACGTCGGGCACGGTACCCACGTCGCCTCGACGATCGCCGGCAGCGGCGCCGCGTCGGGCGGCAAGTACAAGGGTGTCGCGCCCGGGGCGAAGCTGCTGATCGGCAAGGTCTGCAGCACCCGGAACTGTGCCGAGTCCGCCATCCTGGCCGGCATGGAGTGGGCCGCACCCAAGGCCAAGGTGATCAACATGAGCCTCGGCGGCGACGACTCACCGGGCGTCGACCTACTCGAGGAAGCCGTGAACCGGCTGACCGCCCAGACCGGTGCCCTGTTCGTCATTGCCGCTGGCAACAACGGGGCCACCGGCGGAGTGTCGTCGCCCGCCACCGCCGATGCCGCTCTCGCGGTCGGTGCGGTCGACAAGCAGGACAACCTGGCAGACTTCTCCAATCGCGGCCCGCGGAACGACGGCGCGATCAAGCCGGACATCACCGCGCCGGGCGTCGGTATCGTCGCGGCGCTGGCCAAGGGCTCCGACTATCCGCAGTACTCCCCCGGCTACACGCAGCTGAACGGGACGTCGATGGCCACGCCGCATGTCGCCGGTGCGGCAGCGTTGCTGGAGCAGCAGCACCCCGGATGGACCGCGCCCGCGCTGAAGGCCGCGTTGATGGCGTCGGCCAAGCCGAACGCCGCTCTGACCGTCTTCGAGCAAGGAGCCGGCCGGGTAGACGTCGGTCGCGCGATCAAGCAGGCCGTCCTGCCCAGCGTCTCCAGCCTGGCCCTCGGGTCACAGCCCTGGCCGGCGGACGACGACGTACCTGTGGTCAAGACCGTGACGTACCGCAACGAAGGCACCTCGGCGATCACACTCGACCTCTCGGCCACGGCGACAGGTCCGGACAGCGCCCCCGCTCCGGCCGGCATGCTCACGGTCAGCCCGGCGCAACTCGTCGTACCAGCTGGCGGTACGGCGGACGCCGTACTCACCGCCGACACCAAGGTGCCGTCGGCGACCGGTACGTTCACCGGGGCACTGGCCGCGAGCAATGCCGACGGGGTGTCAGTACGGGTGCCGCTCACGGTCACGAAGGGGCACGAGACCCGGACCGTCACCTTCAAGGTGACCGACCGGACCGGTGCGCCGGCGAGCAACTACGCGATCTGGGTGACCGGACTGGATCTCGACGTCTTCCAGTTCCCGTACAACGCGTCCGGCACGGTGACCGCCAAGCTCCGCCCTGGCCGGTACCACGTGCAGGCATCGGTGGTCAGCCCGGACGGCAGCTCCACGCTGCTGGTCCAGCCGAACCTGACAGTCGGCCACTCGGACGACGGCGTGCTCGAAATGGACGCCCGCAAGGGCACACCGGTGTCGGTCACCGTACCGAAGGCCTCGGCGCGAACCAAGCTGGCCGCCGTCGGCATCTACCGGGTGCTGCCGCGCGGCTCTGCGATCGACGCACGCATCACCGGCCCTGACTTCAGCAAGCTGTTCACTGCCGACCTGGGCGACCAGGTGACCGCTGACGAGGGCACGCTGGTCACCGACGTCACCAGTCGCTGGGCCGAGCCCACCGCCGACGGCACGTTCGACAACTCGCCGTACGAGTACGACATCGTGAACTTCGTCCGCGGCCGCTTCCTCACCAACTACAAGCACGCCGTCCGCCCCGGCGAACTGGCGACGGTGGTCACGCGCAACCACAGCGTCTGGCCCGCCAAGCAGCAGGGCTTCATGCACAACTGGGGCCTCCCGCCCGAAGGCGGCGGCGCCATCTCGGCGGCGATCCAGTACGACGTACCGGGCGTTCGAACCATCTACTACAGCGCGAACGGCGTGACCTGGAACAACCGGTGGGACATCCTCGGTGGCAGCCAGACGCAGTTCTGGTACGACGACACGACCTGGAAGGCCGGCCGCCGGTACACGGTCGACTGGCAGCGTGGCCCCGCCGGACCGAAGTTCAACGCGCGCACGTACGTCGCGCGGGTCGGCAACACCGTCATGATGAACCTGCCGCCTTTCGGGGACGACTCCGGGCACACCGGGTACTCGCTGCTGGACAGCGGCAGGGTCGGGTTCTACCAGAACGGCGTGAAGCTGGTCGAGATCCCGAAGTACTTCTACGACGCCAGTGGACCGGTGCCGGCAGCCGAGGCGTCGTACAAACTGGAGTACGAGGTCGACCGCAGCACCGGCTTCAACGCGTCCACGAAGATCAGCGGCTCCTGGACGTTCAAGTCGGCGGAGGTCGGCACCGACAAGTGGACGTACCTGCCGCTGTCGTCCTTCGCGTTCACTCCACCGGTCGACCTGAACAACACCGCACCGGCCGGTACGCCGTACCTGGTGCCGGTCAGCCTGAAGACGCAGCCGGGTTCGACACCGTCCGCGACCCGGAAGATCACCGTCGACGTCTCCTACGACGAGGGCACCACGTGGCGACCAGTCACGCTGATCCGAACTGGCACGGACACCTGGCTCGCGGCACTTCGCCACCCCGCCAAGGGCTCGGTCTCGTTCCGCGCCAACGCGGAGCGGGCCGACGGCGGCACGGTCAACTACACCGTGATCCGCGCGTACAACCTGCGTTAG
- a CDS encoding FecCD family ABC transporter permease, whose product MTAEAVHVIARARAARQTRSLVVITVLAVVVFATFCVSLSLGDFKIPVIDVVKTLFGGGDRATEFIVNRLRLPRALTGLLVGTALGLSGAIFQSIARNPLASPDIIGVTYGASAFAVFAIITLGLTGVAVSAFAIVGAVLTAFIMYVLAWRHGVSSYRLILIGIGIGAIATSITSYLLTKARVEIAQQALIWLTGSLNGRDWSNVRSLAITFVVLLPLMAFLVRQLRILQLGDETAYGLGLRVEVARLGLIVVAVLLAAVATAAAGPIGFVAFVAPPIARRLTRSPGPAMITSGLLGALVVGLSDLVAQHAFGETQLPVGVVTGVVGAPYLMFLLARANRVGSGG is encoded by the coding sequence GTGACGGCTGAGGCAGTCCACGTCATCGCCCGGGCGCGCGCAGCCAGGCAGACCCGTTCACTGGTCGTCATCACGGTCCTCGCTGTCGTGGTGTTCGCGACCTTCTGCGTCTCGCTGTCGCTGGGTGACTTCAAGATCCCGGTGATCGACGTGGTGAAGACCCTGTTCGGCGGCGGCGACCGGGCGACCGAGTTCATCGTCAACCGGCTGCGGTTGCCCAGGGCGCTCACCGGGCTTCTGGTCGGCACGGCGCTGGGCCTGTCGGGCGCGATCTTCCAGAGCATCGCCCGCAACCCGCTGGCGAGCCCGGACATCATCGGCGTGACGTACGGCGCCAGCGCGTTCGCCGTGTTCGCGATCATCACCCTCGGGCTGACCGGGGTCGCGGTGTCGGCGTTCGCGATCGTCGGCGCGGTGCTGACCGCCTTCATCATGTACGTGCTCGCGTGGCGGCACGGGGTGTCGAGTTACCGGTTGATCCTGATCGGGATCGGCATCGGCGCGATCGCTACGAGCATCACGTCGTACCTGCTGACCAAGGCCCGGGTGGAGATCGCGCAGCAGGCGCTGATCTGGCTGACCGGGAGCCTGAATGGGCGGGACTGGTCGAACGTACGGTCGCTGGCGATCACGTTCGTCGTCCTGCTGCCGTTGATGGCGTTCCTGGTGCGGCAGCTGCGGATCCTGCAGCTCGGCGACGAGACGGCGTACGGGCTGGGGCTGCGGGTCGAGGTGGCGCGGCTCGGGCTGATCGTGGTCGCCGTACTGCTGGCGGCGGTGGCGACGGCGGCGGCCGGGCCGATCGGGTTCGTGGCGTTCGTCGCGCCGCCGATCGCGCGCCGGCTGACCCGGTCGCCGGGGCCCGCGATGATCACGTCCGGTCTGCTCGGGGCGCTCGTGGTCGGGCTGTCGGACCTGGTGGCGCAGCACGCGTTCGGAGAGACACAGTTGCCGGTCGGAGTGGTGACCGGTGTGGTCGGAGCGCCGTACCTGATGTTCCTGCTGGCACGGGCCAACCGCGTCGGGAGTGGTGGCTGA
- a CDS encoding ABC transporter ATP-binding protein, with product MENPVEHSLAADGLAVGYDQREIIHDLSVRIPTGKITVIVGANACGKSTLLKTLARLLKPSRGTVLLDGRSIQQIPTREVATKLGLLPQSPTAPEGITVADLVGRGRYPRTRWIRQWSRSDDEAVAEAMTSTDVLSIADRPIDELSGGQRQRVWIAMALAQETDILLLDEPTTFLDLTHQFEVLDLLVDLNKSEDRTIVLVLHDLNQACRFGDHLIAMKDGAIVAEGNPSQVITEEVVQDVFGLAVKVVPDPVAGTPMVVPIGRHTSTQDTTPAAGAQDNLAAKALAASAAANGVCRPTDT from the coding sequence ATGGAGAACCCTGTGGAACACAGCTTGGCAGCCGACGGGCTCGCGGTCGGGTACGACCAGCGGGAGATCATCCACGACCTGTCGGTGCGGATCCCGACCGGGAAGATCACGGTCATCGTCGGCGCCAACGCCTGCGGCAAGTCGACGCTGCTGAAGACGCTGGCGCGGTTGCTGAAGCCGTCGCGCGGGACGGTGCTGCTGGACGGCAGGAGCATCCAGCAGATCCCGACGCGCGAGGTGGCGACCAAGCTCGGTCTGCTGCCGCAGTCGCCGACCGCACCGGAAGGGATCACGGTCGCGGACCTCGTCGGTCGTGGGCGGTACCCGCGGACGCGGTGGATCCGGCAGTGGTCGCGTTCCGATGACGAAGCGGTTGCGGAAGCGATGACGTCGACCGACGTCCTGTCGATCGCGGACCGGCCGATCGACGAGCTGTCCGGCGGTCAGCGGCAGCGGGTGTGGATCGCGATGGCGTTGGCGCAGGAGACCGACATCCTGCTGCTGGACGAGCCGACGACGTTCCTCGACCTGACGCACCAGTTCGAGGTGCTCGATCTGCTCGTCGACCTGAACAAGTCGGAGGACCGGACGATCGTCTTGGTGCTGCACGACCTGAACCAGGCCTGCCGGTTCGGCGACCACCTGATCGCGATGAAGGACGGCGCAATCGTTGCCGAGGGCAACCCGTCGCAGGTGATCACCGAAGAGGTGGTCCAGGACGTGTTCGGCCTGGCGGTCAAGGTCGTCCCGGACCCGGTCGCCGGCACCCCGATGGTGGTCCCGATCGGCCGCCACACGTCAACGCAGGACACGACGCCCGCGGCCGGCGCCCAGGACAACCTCGCGGCGAAGGCATTGGCTGCCTCCGCCGCGGCGAACGGTGTCTGCCGTCCGACAGATACCTAA